TCTGTAAAAATCATCAGGAAAGGTGCTGCAGCGAAGAAGTTTGATGCCGTAAAAGTATTCACAGACTATTTTGTAAAAGAAACCGAAAATAAGAAAAAAGAAGCCGAAATCAACGCTCAAAAACAACGTGAGTACGAAAAAGAATATGGTGCCGTAATCGCTAAGAAGAAAGTTTATTTCGACGGTCTTAAAGAAGTTGCCAAAATAACGGCTTCTGGATTGCAATATAAAATCATTTCAGCGGGCAGCGGTAAAAAACCGGATCCGGGGTCGACGGTTTACATCAACTACGCAGGGTACTTTGCCAATGCGATTGTCCTCGACACCAATGTTGAAACTACTGCCAGTGCATTCGGGAAATATGATGAAGTGCGTAAAGTAAAAGGCGGATACAGACCAATGCCGTTCCAATATGGGACCAAAACAGGACTTATGCCGGGATTTATTGAAGGCATTGAACTGATGTCAATCGGTGACAAAGCCGTATTTTTCATCCCTGCAGCATTAGGATATGGAGAGGCGGGATCACAGGATGGGTTTATCCCACCCAATTCAGATTTGAT
This genomic stretch from Flavobacterium pallidum harbors:
- a CDS encoding peptidylprolyl isomerase, with amino-acid sequence MRKLILLLACMGLLSCQDEHSKLQDGLYADIETVKGHIIVDLDFVRTPVTVANFVSLAEGKNPYVKAELKGKMFYDGLKFHRVEPNFVIQGGDPDGNGSGGPGYQFKDEITDLKHDRAGTLSMANSGPGTNGSQFFITHQPTPHLDGRHTVFGYVVENGMETVNKIVKDDGIISVKIIRKGAAAKKFDAVKVFTDYFVKETENKKKEAEINAQKQREYEKEYGAVIAKKKVYFDGLKEVAKITASGLQYKIISAGSGKKPDPGSTVYINYAGYFANAIVLDTNVETTASAFGKYDEVRKVKGGYRPMPFQYGTKTGLMPGFIEGIELMSIGDKAVFFIPAALGYGEAGSQDGFIPPNSDLIFELELLANPNKK